A window from Corythoichthys intestinalis isolate RoL2023-P3 chromosome 10, ASM3026506v1, whole genome shotgun sequence encodes these proteins:
- the tmem72 gene encoding transmembrane protein 72: MSNAWSTWWIMVEIACRILGISTATVSGAVGVETLQQGDFNSLGIYLLVSSAGTMIFELAYFLDALLLMCLPCPPDCHLFTLWGKMAQVGGFQKFLYYSIMSVVCFLHPVLVWHATIPGVMLLVTALFNFILSKKTKKQAPKTPQESYVGQGPTMVYVTEGVTSDDTLTFLHTATGKRVAQETRDECHDLAESGGESFRAMLELKTTTKGRKGKERRLLWMRRREEVVEREMEEMRDSEPESTSDTAPMITD; the protein is encoded by the exons TGTCGGGTGCTGTGGGAGTGGAGACCCTGCAACAAGGAGACTTCAACAGCCTTGGCATCTACCTGCT agtgtcgtctgctggcaccATGATATTTGAGTTGGCCTATTTCCTGGATGCCCTTTTGCTCATGTGCCTTCC CTGTCCACCAGACTGTCATCTCTTTACATTATGGGGGAAGATGGCTCAAGTGGGAGGCTTTCAGAAGTTCCTCTATTACTCTATAATGTCTGTGGTCTGTTTTCTACATCCTGTCTTGGTGTGGCATGCAACTATTCCAG GGGTCATGCTACTAGTGACTGCCTTGTTCAACTTCATactcagcaaaaaaacaaaaaaacaagctccAAAAACACCACAAGAAAGTTACGTCGGCCAAGGCCCTACCATGGTGTATGTGACAGAGGGGGTCACCTCAGACGACACGCTCACCTTCCTCCACACGGCGACAGGAAAAAGAGTTGCCCAAGAAACCAGGGATGAGTGCCACGATCTGGCCGAGAGTGGAGGAGAGAGCTTCCGGGCTATGCTGGAGCTGAAGACCACAACAAAAGGGAGGAAGGGGAAGGAGAGGAGACTCCTGTGGATGAGAAGGCGGGAGGAGGTAGTAGAGAGAGAGATGGAGGAGATGAGAGATTCTGAACCAGAAAGCACATCAGACACTGCACCTATGATCACTGACTGA